The proteins below are encoded in one region of Mya arenaria isolate MELC-2E11 chromosome 15, ASM2691426v1:
- the LOC128220542 gene encoding capping protein inhibiting regulator of actin dynamics-like isoform X1: protein MPEMATTYHGGGSQSPTAISKPIERVFEDAQHTGEILLNGRKLREYPKLAAKYDLVDTISADVSKNRMAEVPKELCLYISMEKLNCYHNVIKSIPESLVQLQALTYLNLSRNQLSIIPPFISQLQTLEVLIASHNRLVSLPEEIGVLDKLMELDVSCNEISHLPLQIGDLKSLKSLNVRRNLLQELPVEISKLNLRKLDISSNRISKIPTVFRKIETLEEILLENNPLTLPPAHVCTRGKQHIMKYLQITAIREDKARLGMLSEIDMKRFRKSLPPAVSGSTEEFRTLLDNPDKWKRHTVLSSDSGYSTTDSVDKCGWSPQENGVDLPHIVESNNLAMRAAAAVCREPCYPAPAVTYREPRRPPPEPPMRVNSRLSREGIPETTPPPPPRGLTRVPSTEQTHSYSPEGQSGVSPVMLASNQIPTVIPPQTLPKPLYSNAPTPPTLYPSPQGTTPLTPPTPQGPGPGVGLVSPGVPQGSILGTSLEDEFTRELQRQKQEYESKKKAAELLRIQHEEEEERRTAVQRVQAAEEEEREARRRAAQRIQEEQQALLNKQREVEESKRHEEQRLAAEAEARRAEEQARREEEARHRNENNFYFKSNSPLYNTQAWQPSSSTLTNQKSPHSASANRTSPLATHSLSANQISPRGAQYSPSANQNCVSPNGSNYPLTSRSGHVPPTYDSHVVHRTPYSEQQPIQQQQQYQREQHMNTSASPVYNNPIGHQQYGHTPGGRSIGSSPNDFSSPASSVYSNSSPGNYGNSDGRSRGQDGRQESSNTQGLVSSPGYSPQYGQSPHNTSNHSATYSQKQGSGAYSYLASACLSNDKNTVNDHERNERSSQSTEYSSRPGRQHAISHGVNEYSNFQHGRHDDHQHDYHGNPPPYGYHEGYHGNQDQQYIPNNPPCDPYGVQRKPGLSLSNSFKDERRSGEYQYRRTVSDSNTRLPDSSHHMPLTNGPLEEQPSMNGDTPTPTNHSTDSSPNSTIFVPSPGPIPGKTIPNPAQPVVNGPGGDAHKTQPNVQQNTGPGPVSRKPKTSPGTTGVGTTSRVGRLGDKPAGRAPASNPTTSRTGPGARKTNLNQDEELRKSNSSLKSLEGSKPKTESRLRSIQKDGIHSYGNRRSTGSTSSDDDRKRSTPTRTLASSSATSKRSGTGMSNTTRSTTRPANTTPTSSRLANTNTSKSSTAGNMGAKSGASSRIAGSSLPGASRAGIVRRDSTSSTTSVSSTKSKSSVDKTKRSGTVMTSAHVKMLDDYSKEAGGNHTLRRQHEQHQDLQHQLELLRKTISTRLKRSLPENLSEALSDGVLLCHLANQIRPRSVASVHVPSPAVPKLTPPKCRKNVENFLEACRKIGVPKACMCETDDIVSGCRPARLVPLVLELTLHPVLTDVYISHLCILVLVATCLFLYWHGEW from the exons ATGTGTCAAAGAACCGCATGGCCGAGGTTCCAAAAGAGCTGTGTTTGTACATATCCATGGAAAAGCTGAACTGCTATCATAATGTTATCAAGTCTATACCAGAATCACTGGTGCAGTTACAGGCCCTCACCTATCTCAACCTCAg TCGTAACCAGCTATCCATCATCCCTCCTTTCATCAGCCAACTACAAACACTAGAAGTGTTAATCGCGAGTCACAACCGTCTTGTGTCACTGCCAGAAGAGATTGGTGTGTTGGACAAACTGATGGAGCTTGACGTGAGCTGTAACGAGATCTCACATCTCCCGCTACAGATCGGGGACTTGAAGTCCCTCAAGTCTCTCAATGTTAGGAGAAACTTGCTACAGGAGTTGCCAGTTG AAATCAGCAAGCTGAACCTGCGAAAGCTTGATATCTCGTCAAATAGAATCTCCAAGATTCCAACTGTTTTCCGAAAGATTGAGACTCTCGAGGAAATACTGCTGGAAAACAACCCCCTAACATTGCCTCCTGCTCAT GTTTGTACAAGGGGAAAACAACACATAATGAAATATCTGCAAATTACTGCGATACGCGAAGACAAGGCGAGACTGGGCATGCTGAGTGAGATCGACATGAAACGGTTCCGCAAATCCCTGCCTCCCGCAGTGTCTGG GTCGACAGAGGAGTTTCGTACACTTTTGGACAATCCTGACAAATGGAAGCGACACACTGTTCTCAGCAGTGACTCGGGATACAGTACCACAGATAGCGTGGACAAGTGTGGATGGTCACCTCAAGAG AATGGTGTTGACCTCCCTCACATTGTTGAGAGTAACAACCTGGCCATGCGAGCAGCAGCAGCTGTGTGTAGAGAGCCCTGTTACCCAGCCCCGGCAGTAACATACAGAGAGCCTCGTAGACCTCCGCCTGAACCACCCATGCGGGTGAACAGTCGACTATCTAGGGAGGGGATTCCGGAAACCACCCCTCCGCCTCCACCTCGTGGCCTTACCAGAGTGCCTTCAACGGAGCAGACACATTCATATTCACCTGAAGGACAGTCAGGAGTTTCGCCAGTTATGCTGGCGTCGAACCAAATACCGACAGTGATACCCCCACAAACATTGCCCAAGCCCCTGTACAGCAATGCCCCAACCCCACCCACTCTCTATCCAAGCCCCCAGGGGACAACACCTCTCACTCCCCCAACCCCCCAGGGTCCTGGGCCTGGGGTGGGACTCGTATCCCCTGGGGTCCCACAGGGTAGTATCCTGGGGACAAGCCTTGAGGATGAGTTTACTAGG GAGCTTCAAAGACAGAAACAAGAGTATGAGAGCAAGAAGAAAGCTGCAGAGCTGCTGAGAATCCAACATGAGGAGGAAGAAGAGCGGAGAACAGCTGTACAAAGGGTTCAGGCTGCAGAGGAGGAGGAGAGGGAGGCAAGACGGAGAGCTGCTCAGCGGATACAGGAGGAGCAACAGGCTCTATTGAACAAGCAAAGAGAG GTTGAGGAGAGCAAGCGCCATGAAGAGCAGAGACTTGCTGCAGAAGCAGAAGCTAGGAGAGCTGAGGAACAGGCAAGAAGGGAGGAGGAGGCCCGGCACAGGAATGAGAACAA CTTCTACTTTAAAAGCAACTCCCCACTCTACAACACTCAAGCATGGCAGCCATCTTCTTCAACCTTGACCAATCAGAAGTCACCTCACTCAGCATCAGCCAATAGAACTTCCCCATTGGCAACACACTCtttatcagccaatcagatttCTCCAAGGGGAGCTCAATACTCTCCATCGGCCAATCAGAATTGTGTCTCTCCAAATGGATCAAATTATCCATTAACTAGCAGAAGTGGACATGTACCTCCAACATATGACAGCCATGTTGTCCATAGAACACCCTACTCAGAACAACAACCTATTCAACAGCAACAGCAGTATCAAAGAGAACAACACATGAATACCTCTGCTTCACCTGTCTATAACAACCCGATTGGTCATCAACAGTATGGTCACACTCCAGGTGGCAGGTCAATTGGAAGTTCACCTAATGACTTCAGTAGTCCTGCTAGCAGTGTGTACTCAAACTCCAGTCCAGGTAACTATGGTAACAGTGATGGTAGGTCAAGGGGACAAGATGGTCGCCAGGAGAGTTCCAATACCCAGGGATTGGTATCTAGTCCAGGATATTCACCCCAGTATGGCCAGTCGCCTCATAATACATCAAATCACAGTGCTACTTACTCCCAAAAACAAGGAAGTGGTGCATATTCATATTTAGCTTCAGCTtgtctttcaaatgataaaaacacagTGAATGACCATGAAAGAAATGAGAGAAGTTCCCAGAGCACAGAATACTCCTCACGTCCCGGGAGACAACATGCTATTTCTCATGGTGTAAATGAATATTCTAATTTTCAACATGGAAGGCATGATGATCACCAGCATGATTACCATGGCAATCCGCCACCTTATGGATACCATGAAGGTTACCATGGAAACCAAGATCAACAGTATATTCCAAATAACCCACCATGTGACCCTTATGGGGTACAAAG GAAGCCGGGTCTGAGCCTGTCAAATAGTTTTAAGGATGAGAGACGGTCTGGCGAATACCAGTACAGACGAACTGTGTCTGACTCGAACACACGTCTACCAGACTCCAGTCACCACATGCCATTAACCAA tgGGCCCTTGGAGGAGCAGCCAAGTATGAACGGTGACACACCAACACCTACCAACCATTCTACAGATAGCAGCCCTAACTCCACAATATTTGTCCCTTCCCCTGGCCCCATCCCGGGAAAAACTATCCCTAACCCAGCCCAGCCCGTGGTCAATGGTCCAGGAGGGGATGCCCACAAGACGCAACCCAATGTACAACAGAATACTGGCCCAG GCCCAGTAAGCAGAAAACCAAAGACATCCCCTGGAACTACAGGAGTTGGGACTACATCTCGTGTAGGACGATTGGGGGACAAACCCGCAGGGCGGGCACCTGCATCTAACCCAACCACCAGCAGGACCGGCCCTGGGGCACGGAAAACTAACCTTAACCAG GACGAAGAACTACGCAAATCCAACAGCAGTCTAAAGTCTCTTGAAGGCTCCAAGCCAAAGACAGAGTCCAGATTGCGATCTATTCAAAAAGATGGCATCCACAGTTATGGCAATAGG AGGTCCACAGGCAGCACAAGTAGTGACGACGACAGGAAAAGATCAACGCCCACAAGAACCCTTGCATCGTCATCAGCCACGTCAAAACGGTCAGGGACAGGTATGTCGAACACAACACGTTCAACAACACGCCCGGCAAACACTACCCCAACCAGTTCACGCCTGGCAAACACCAACACCAGCAAATCTAGCACTGCAGGCAACATGGGTGCTAAATCTGGGGCATCAAGCCGTATAGCAGGATCAAGTTTGCCTGGAGCATCTCGTGCAGGCATTGTACGCAGAGATTCGACCTCCTCCACTACATCTGTGTCCTCAACCAAGAGTAAATCTAGCGTAGATAAGACAAAAAGATCGGGAACAG TGATGACTAGCGCACATGTGAAAATGTTGGATGACTACAGTAAAGAGGCCGGCGGGAACCACACGCTACGCCGACAACACGAGCAGCACCAAGATCTTCAACACCAGCTAGAACTACTGAGGAAG ACCATATCCACAAGGTTGAAACGCTCTTTACCGGAGAACCTTTCTGAGGCTTTGAGTGATGGAGTGTTGCTGTGCCACCTGGCTAATCAGATTCGACCTCGCTCTGTGGCCAGTGTGCATGTACCATCTCCAGCTGTG CCAAAGCTGACTCCTCCAAAGTGTCGGAAGAATGTGGAGAACTTCTTGGAGGCATGTAGAAAAATTGGAGTTCCTAAG
- the LOC128220542 gene encoding uncharacterized protein LOC128220542 isoform X3, with the protein MPEMATTYHGGGSQSPTAISKPIERVFEDAQHTGEILLNGRKLREYPKLAAKYDLVDTISADVSKNRMAEVPKELCLYISMEKLNCYHNVIKSIPESLVQLQALTYLNLSRNQLSIIPPFISQLQTLEVLIASHNRLVSLPEEIGVLDKLMELDVSCNEISHLPLQIGDLKSLKSLNVRRNLLQELPVEISKLNLRKLDISSNRISKIPTVFRKIETLEEILLENNPLTLPPAHVCTRGKQHIMKYLQITAIREDKARLGMLSEIDMKRFRKSLPPAVSGSTEEFRTLLDNPDKWKRHTVLSSDSGYSTTDSVDKCGWSPQENGVDLPHIVESNNLAMRAAAAVCREPCYPAPAVTYREPRRPPPEPPMRVNSRLSREGIPETTPPPPPRGLTRVPSTEQTHSYSPEGQSGVSPVMLASNQIPTVIPPQTLPKPLYSNAPTPPTLYPSPQGTTPLTPPTPQGPGPGVGLVSPGVPQGSILGTSLEDEFTRELQRQKQEYESKKKAAELLRIQHEEEEERRTAVQRVQAAEEEEREARRRAAQRIQEEQQALLNKQREVEESKRHEEQRLAAEAEARRAEEQARREEEARHRNENNFYFKSNSPLYNTQAWQPSSSTLTNQKSPHSASANRTSPLATHSLSANQISPRGAQYSPSANQNCVSPNGSNYPLTSRSGHVPPTYDSHVVHRTPYSEQQPIQQQQQYQREQHMNTSASPVYNNPIGHQQYGHTPGGRSIGSSPNDFSSPASSVYSNSSPGNYGNSDGRSRGQDGRQESSNTQGLVSSPGYSPQYGQSPHNTSNHSATYSQKQGSGAYSYLASACLSNDKNTVNDHERNERSSQSTEYSSRPGRQHAISHGVNEYSNFQHGRHDDHQHDYHGNPPPYGYHEGYHGNQDQQYIPNNPPCDPYGVQRKPGLSLSNSFKDERRSGEYQYRRTVSDSNTRLPDSSHHMPLTNGPLEEQPSMNGDTPTPTNHSTDSSPNSTIFVPSPGPIPGKTIPNPAQPVVNGPGGDAHKTQPNVQQNTGPGPVSRKPKTSPGTTGVGTTSRVGRLGDKPAGRAPASNPTTSRTGPGARKTNLNQDEELRKSNSSLKSLEGSKPKTESRLRSIQKDGIHSYGNRRSTGSTSSDDDRKRSTPTRTLASSSATSKRSGTVMTSAHVKMLDDYSKEAGGNHTLRRQHEQHQDLQHQLELLRKTISTRLKRSLPENLSEALSDGVLLCHLANQIRPRSVASVHVPSPAVPKLTPPKCRKNVENFLEACRKIGVPKACMCETDDIVSGCRPARLVPLVLELTLHPVLTDVYISHLCILVLVATCLFLYWHGEW; encoded by the exons ATGTGTCAAAGAACCGCATGGCCGAGGTTCCAAAAGAGCTGTGTTTGTACATATCCATGGAAAAGCTGAACTGCTATCATAATGTTATCAAGTCTATACCAGAATCACTGGTGCAGTTACAGGCCCTCACCTATCTCAACCTCAg TCGTAACCAGCTATCCATCATCCCTCCTTTCATCAGCCAACTACAAACACTAGAAGTGTTAATCGCGAGTCACAACCGTCTTGTGTCACTGCCAGAAGAGATTGGTGTGTTGGACAAACTGATGGAGCTTGACGTGAGCTGTAACGAGATCTCACATCTCCCGCTACAGATCGGGGACTTGAAGTCCCTCAAGTCTCTCAATGTTAGGAGAAACTTGCTACAGGAGTTGCCAGTTG AAATCAGCAAGCTGAACCTGCGAAAGCTTGATATCTCGTCAAATAGAATCTCCAAGATTCCAACTGTTTTCCGAAAGATTGAGACTCTCGAGGAAATACTGCTGGAAAACAACCCCCTAACATTGCCTCCTGCTCAT GTTTGTACAAGGGGAAAACAACACATAATGAAATATCTGCAAATTACTGCGATACGCGAAGACAAGGCGAGACTGGGCATGCTGAGTGAGATCGACATGAAACGGTTCCGCAAATCCCTGCCTCCCGCAGTGTCTGG GTCGACAGAGGAGTTTCGTACACTTTTGGACAATCCTGACAAATGGAAGCGACACACTGTTCTCAGCAGTGACTCGGGATACAGTACCACAGATAGCGTGGACAAGTGTGGATGGTCACCTCAAGAG AATGGTGTTGACCTCCCTCACATTGTTGAGAGTAACAACCTGGCCATGCGAGCAGCAGCAGCTGTGTGTAGAGAGCCCTGTTACCCAGCCCCGGCAGTAACATACAGAGAGCCTCGTAGACCTCCGCCTGAACCACCCATGCGGGTGAACAGTCGACTATCTAGGGAGGGGATTCCGGAAACCACCCCTCCGCCTCCACCTCGTGGCCTTACCAGAGTGCCTTCAACGGAGCAGACACATTCATATTCACCTGAAGGACAGTCAGGAGTTTCGCCAGTTATGCTGGCGTCGAACCAAATACCGACAGTGATACCCCCACAAACATTGCCCAAGCCCCTGTACAGCAATGCCCCAACCCCACCCACTCTCTATCCAAGCCCCCAGGGGACAACACCTCTCACTCCCCCAACCCCCCAGGGTCCTGGGCCTGGGGTGGGACTCGTATCCCCTGGGGTCCCACAGGGTAGTATCCTGGGGACAAGCCTTGAGGATGAGTTTACTAGG GAGCTTCAAAGACAGAAACAAGAGTATGAGAGCAAGAAGAAAGCTGCAGAGCTGCTGAGAATCCAACATGAGGAGGAAGAAGAGCGGAGAACAGCTGTACAAAGGGTTCAGGCTGCAGAGGAGGAGGAGAGGGAGGCAAGACGGAGAGCTGCTCAGCGGATACAGGAGGAGCAACAGGCTCTATTGAACAAGCAAAGAGAG GTTGAGGAGAGCAAGCGCCATGAAGAGCAGAGACTTGCTGCAGAAGCAGAAGCTAGGAGAGCTGAGGAACAGGCAAGAAGGGAGGAGGAGGCCCGGCACAGGAATGAGAACAA CTTCTACTTTAAAAGCAACTCCCCACTCTACAACACTCAAGCATGGCAGCCATCTTCTTCAACCTTGACCAATCAGAAGTCACCTCACTCAGCATCAGCCAATAGAACTTCCCCATTGGCAACACACTCtttatcagccaatcagatttCTCCAAGGGGAGCTCAATACTCTCCATCGGCCAATCAGAATTGTGTCTCTCCAAATGGATCAAATTATCCATTAACTAGCAGAAGTGGACATGTACCTCCAACATATGACAGCCATGTTGTCCATAGAACACCCTACTCAGAACAACAACCTATTCAACAGCAACAGCAGTATCAAAGAGAACAACACATGAATACCTCTGCTTCACCTGTCTATAACAACCCGATTGGTCATCAACAGTATGGTCACACTCCAGGTGGCAGGTCAATTGGAAGTTCACCTAATGACTTCAGTAGTCCTGCTAGCAGTGTGTACTCAAACTCCAGTCCAGGTAACTATGGTAACAGTGATGGTAGGTCAAGGGGACAAGATGGTCGCCAGGAGAGTTCCAATACCCAGGGATTGGTATCTAGTCCAGGATATTCACCCCAGTATGGCCAGTCGCCTCATAATACATCAAATCACAGTGCTACTTACTCCCAAAAACAAGGAAGTGGTGCATATTCATATTTAGCTTCAGCTtgtctttcaaatgataaaaacacagTGAATGACCATGAAAGAAATGAGAGAAGTTCCCAGAGCACAGAATACTCCTCACGTCCCGGGAGACAACATGCTATTTCTCATGGTGTAAATGAATATTCTAATTTTCAACATGGAAGGCATGATGATCACCAGCATGATTACCATGGCAATCCGCCACCTTATGGATACCATGAAGGTTACCATGGAAACCAAGATCAACAGTATATTCCAAATAACCCACCATGTGACCCTTATGGGGTACAAAG GAAGCCGGGTCTGAGCCTGTCAAATAGTTTTAAGGATGAGAGACGGTCTGGCGAATACCAGTACAGACGAACTGTGTCTGACTCGAACACACGTCTACCAGACTCCAGTCACCACATGCCATTAACCAA tgGGCCCTTGGAGGAGCAGCCAAGTATGAACGGTGACACACCAACACCTACCAACCATTCTACAGATAGCAGCCCTAACTCCACAATATTTGTCCCTTCCCCTGGCCCCATCCCGGGAAAAACTATCCCTAACCCAGCCCAGCCCGTGGTCAATGGTCCAGGAGGGGATGCCCACAAGACGCAACCCAATGTACAACAGAATACTGGCCCAG GCCCAGTAAGCAGAAAACCAAAGACATCCCCTGGAACTACAGGAGTTGGGACTACATCTCGTGTAGGACGATTGGGGGACAAACCCGCAGGGCGGGCACCTGCATCTAACCCAACCACCAGCAGGACCGGCCCTGGGGCACGGAAAACTAACCTTAACCAG GACGAAGAACTACGCAAATCCAACAGCAGTCTAAAGTCTCTTGAAGGCTCCAAGCCAAAGACAGAGTCCAGATTGCGATCTATTCAAAAAGATGGCATCCACAGTTATGGCAATAGG AGGTCCACAGGCAGCACAAGTAGTGACGACGACAGGAAAAGATCAACGCCCACAAGAACCCTTGCATCGTCATCAGCCACGTCAAAACGGTCAGGGACAG TGATGACTAGCGCACATGTGAAAATGTTGGATGACTACAGTAAAGAGGCCGGCGGGAACCACACGCTACGCCGACAACACGAGCAGCACCAAGATCTTCAACACCAGCTAGAACTACTGAGGAAG ACCATATCCACAAGGTTGAAACGCTCTTTACCGGAGAACCTTTCTGAGGCTTTGAGTGATGGAGTGTTGCTGTGCCACCTGGCTAATCAGATTCGACCTCGCTCTGTGGCCAGTGTGCATGTACCATCTCCAGCTGTG CCAAAGCTGACTCCTCCAAAGTGTCGGAAGAATGTGGAGAACTTCTTGGAGGCATGTAGAAAAATTGGAGTTCCTAAG
- the LOC128220542 gene encoding leucine-rich repeat and calponin homology domain-containing protein 2-like isoform X5, translated as MPEMATTYHGGGSQSPTAISKPIERVFEDAQHTGEILLNGRKLREYPKLAAKYDLVDTISADVSKNRMAEVPKELCLYISMEKLNCYHNVIKSIPESLVQLQALTYLNLSRNQLSIIPPFISQLQTLEVLIASHNRLVSLPEEIGVLDKLMELDVSCNEISHLPLQIGDLKSLKSLNVRRNLLQELPVEISKLNLRKLDISSNRISKIPTVFRKIETLEEILLENNPLTLPPAHVCTRGKQHIMKYLQITAIREDKARLGMLSEIDMKRFRKSLPPAVSGSTEEFRTLLDNPDKWKRHTVLSSDSGYSTTDSVDKCGWSPQEELQRQKQEYESKKKAAELLRIQHEEEEERRTAVQRVQAAEEEEREARRRAAQRIQEEQQALLNKQREVEESKRHEEQRLAAEAEARRAEEQARREEEARHRNENNFYFKSNSPLYNTQAWQPSSSTLTNQKSPHSASANRTSPLATHSLSANQISPRGAQYSPSANQNCVSPNGSNYPLTSRSGHVPPTYDSHVVHRTPYSEQQPIQQQQQYQREQHMNTSASPVYNNPIGHQQYGHTPGGRSIGSSPNDFSSPASSVYSNSSPGNYGNSDGRSRGQDGRQESSNTQGLVSSPGYSPQYGQSPHNTSNHSATYSQKQGSGAYSYLASACLSNDKNTVNDHERNERSSQSTEYSSRPGRQHAISHGVNEYSNFQHGRHDDHQHDYHGNPPPYGYHEGYHGNQDQQYIPNNPPCDPYGVQRKPGLSLSNSFKDERRSGEYQYRRTVSDSNTRLPDSSHHMPLTNGPLEEQPSMNGDTPTPTNHSTDSSPNSTIFVPSPGPIPGKTIPNPAQPVVNGPGGDAHKTQPNVQQNTGPGPVSRKPKTSPGTTGVGTTSRVGRLGDKPAGRAPASNPTTSRTGPGARKTNLNQDEELRKSNSSLKSLEGSKPKTESRLRSIQKDGIHSYGNRRSTGSTSSDDDRKRSTPTRTLASSSATSKRSGTGMSNTTRSTTRPANTTPTSSRLANTNTSKSSTAGNMGAKSGASSRIAGSSLPGASRAGIVRRDSTSSTTSVSSTKSKSSVDKTKRSGTVMTSAHVKMLDDYSKEAGGNHTLRRQHEQHQDLQHQLELLRKTISTRLKRSLPENLSEALSDGVLLCHLANQIRPRSVASVHVPSPAVPKLTPPKCRKNVENFLEACRKIGVPKACMCETDDIVSGCRPARLVPLVLELTLHPVLTDVYISHLCILVLVATCLFLYWHGEW; from the exons ATGTGTCAAAGAACCGCATGGCCGAGGTTCCAAAAGAGCTGTGTTTGTACATATCCATGGAAAAGCTGAACTGCTATCATAATGTTATCAAGTCTATACCAGAATCACTGGTGCAGTTACAGGCCCTCACCTATCTCAACCTCAg TCGTAACCAGCTATCCATCATCCCTCCTTTCATCAGCCAACTACAAACACTAGAAGTGTTAATCGCGAGTCACAACCGTCTTGTGTCACTGCCAGAAGAGATTGGTGTGTTGGACAAACTGATGGAGCTTGACGTGAGCTGTAACGAGATCTCACATCTCCCGCTACAGATCGGGGACTTGAAGTCCCTCAAGTCTCTCAATGTTAGGAGAAACTTGCTACAGGAGTTGCCAGTTG AAATCAGCAAGCTGAACCTGCGAAAGCTTGATATCTCGTCAAATAGAATCTCCAAGATTCCAACTGTTTTCCGAAAGATTGAGACTCTCGAGGAAATACTGCTGGAAAACAACCCCCTAACATTGCCTCCTGCTCAT GTTTGTACAAGGGGAAAACAACACATAATGAAATATCTGCAAATTACTGCGATACGCGAAGACAAGGCGAGACTGGGCATGCTGAGTGAGATCGACATGAAACGGTTCCGCAAATCCCTGCCTCCCGCAGTGTCTGG GTCGACAGAGGAGTTTCGTACACTTTTGGACAATCCTGACAAATGGAAGCGACACACTGTTCTCAGCAGTGACTCGGGATACAGTACCACAGATAGCGTGGACAAGTGTGGATGGTCACCTCAAGAG GAGCTTCAAAGACAGAAACAAGAGTATGAGAGCAAGAAGAAAGCTGCAGAGCTGCTGAGAATCCAACATGAGGAGGAAGAAGAGCGGAGAACAGCTGTACAAAGGGTTCAGGCTGCAGAGGAGGAGGAGAGGGAGGCAAGACGGAGAGCTGCTCAGCGGATACAGGAGGAGCAACAGGCTCTATTGAACAAGCAAAGAGAG GTTGAGGAGAGCAAGCGCCATGAAGAGCAGAGACTTGCTGCAGAAGCAGAAGCTAGGAGAGCTGAGGAACAGGCAAGAAGGGAGGAGGAGGCCCGGCACAGGAATGAGAACAA CTTCTACTTTAAAAGCAACTCCCCACTCTACAACACTCAAGCATGGCAGCCATCTTCTTCAACCTTGACCAATCAGAAGTCACCTCACTCAGCATCAGCCAATAGAACTTCCCCATTGGCAACACACTCtttatcagccaatcagatttCTCCAAGGGGAGCTCAATACTCTCCATCGGCCAATCAGAATTGTGTCTCTCCAAATGGATCAAATTATCCATTAACTAGCAGAAGTGGACATGTACCTCCAACATATGACAGCCATGTTGTCCATAGAACACCCTACTCAGAACAACAACCTATTCAACAGCAACAGCAGTATCAAAGAGAACAACACATGAATACCTCTGCTTCACCTGTCTATAACAACCCGATTGGTCATCAACAGTATGGTCACACTCCAGGTGGCAGGTCAATTGGAAGTTCACCTAATGACTTCAGTAGTCCTGCTAGCAGTGTGTACTCAAACTCCAGTCCAGGTAACTATGGTAACAGTGATGGTAGGTCAAGGGGACAAGATGGTCGCCAGGAGAGTTCCAATACCCAGGGATTGGTATCTAGTCCAGGATATTCACCCCAGTATGGCCAGTCGCCTCATAATACATCAAATCACAGTGCTACTTACTCCCAAAAACAAGGAAGTGGTGCATATTCATATTTAGCTTCAGCTtgtctttcaaatgataaaaacacagTGAATGACCATGAAAGAAATGAGAGAAGTTCCCAGAGCACAGAATACTCCTCACGTCCCGGGAGACAACATGCTATTTCTCATGGTGTAAATGAATATTCTAATTTTCAACATGGAAGGCATGATGATCACCAGCATGATTACCATGGCAATCCGCCACCTTATGGATACCATGAAGGTTACCATGGAAACCAAGATCAACAGTATATTCCAAATAACCCACCATGTGACCCTTATGGGGTACAAAG GAAGCCGGGTCTGAGCCTGTCAAATAGTTTTAAGGATGAGAGACGGTCTGGCGAATACCAGTACAGACGAACTGTGTCTGACTCGAACACACGTCTACCAGACTCCAGTCACCACATGCCATTAACCAA tgGGCCCTTGGAGGAGCAGCCAAGTATGAACGGTGACACACCAACACCTACCAACCATTCTACAGATAGCAGCCCTAACTCCACAATATTTGTCCCTTCCCCTGGCCCCATCCCGGGAAAAACTATCCCTAACCCAGCCCAGCCCGTGGTCAATGGTCCAGGAGGGGATGCCCACAAGACGCAACCCAATGTACAACAGAATACTGGCCCAG GCCCAGTAAGCAGAAAACCAAAGACATCCCCTGGAACTACAGGAGTTGGGACTACATCTCGTGTAGGACGATTGGGGGACAAACCCGCAGGGCGGGCACCTGCATCTAACCCAACCACCAGCAGGACCGGCCCTGGGGCACGGAAAACTAACCTTAACCAG GACGAAGAACTACGCAAATCCAACAGCAGTCTAAAGTCTCTTGAAGGCTCCAAGCCAAAGACAGAGTCCAGATTGCGATCTATTCAAAAAGATGGCATCCACAGTTATGGCAATAGG AGGTCCACAGGCAGCACAAGTAGTGACGACGACAGGAAAAGATCAACGCCCACAAGAACCCTTGCATCGTCATCAGCCACGTCAAAACGGTCAGGGACAGGTATGTCGAACACAACACGTTCAACAACACGCCCGGCAAACACTACCCCAACCAGTTCACGCCTGGCAAACACCAACACCAGCAAATCTAGCACTGCAGGCAACATGGGTGCTAAATCTGGGGCATCAAGCCGTATAGCAGGATCAAGTTTGCCTGGAGCATCTCGTGCAGGCATTGTACGCAGAGATTCGACCTCCTCCACTACATCTGTGTCCTCAACCAAGAGTAAATCTAGCGTAGATAAGACAAAAAGATCGGGAACAG TGATGACTAGCGCACATGTGAAAATGTTGGATGACTACAGTAAAGAGGCCGGCGGGAACCACACGCTACGCCGACAACACGAGCAGCACCAAGATCTTCAACACCAGCTAGAACTACTGAGGAAG ACCATATCCACAAGGTTGAAACGCTCTTTACCGGAGAACCTTTCTGAGGCTTTGAGTGATGGAGTGTTGCTGTGCCACCTGGCTAATCAGATTCGACCTCGCTCTGTGGCCAGTGTGCATGTACCATCTCCAGCTGTG CCAAAGCTGACTCCTCCAAAGTGTCGGAAGAATGTGGAGAACTTCTTGGAGGCATGTAGAAAAATTGGAGTTCCTAAG